TACCGCGCAACAGACCGTCCATACGGAAGGTTCCAGGATCGTAGAAAGGCTGAAGGAATGCACTCATCCCCATGTGCGTTTGCATGGCGATCCAACGAACAGCAGCAGCCAGGACAAGCACAATCACCGCACCCAGCAACGCTGCGACCAGTGCATTGATGCGAGCGGAGGTCTCCACGCCATTGCAGTTGAGCGCGGTGAAGAGGATGGCAAAGAAGACAACAAAGACGACGTAAGGAACGCCGTGAATGAAGTTCATCGCCGCGCGGCTGCACCAGATGACACAGATCAGCGGATTCAGGATGTAGTCCATCACCAGGCACCAGCCGGTCAGATAACCAAGGCTGGGATGGATCTCCTTACCGACATACAGAAATGCCGAACCGCCGTGCGGATGAACGCGGGCCATGCGGCCATAGCTGATCGAGGTGAACAGCATGGCGACCATGGCGAGCAGTACAGCAGTAACCACATGGCCACGCGCCTGCTGGTAGATGATGCCGAAGGACGGCATCGGAGCTGTCGGCTGAATAAGAACAATGCCGTAAAGCACCAGGTCGCGGAAACGCAGGGCGCGTTTGAGTCCGGGTGCAGGGGCCTGGTTGGCAAGGAGCGTGTCTGCCATGTGCTCTCAGTATCCAGCATCCGCAGTGACAGGTTCGATAGGGCGAATGGCCTACCCAGAACTCTCTGGATCGGCCATCGCTATAGTCTTTACGGATAGAGCGTTGCCGGCTTGATCTCCGGTGAGCCTTCCCCGGCGTACTCAAGCAGCTTTTGCAGCCCCGTTCTGAGCTCCTTCGCCTTCTCTACATACTCCTTGCGGCCCGCAAGATTAGTGAGCTCGTGAGGGTCATTGCGCTGGTCATAGAGCTGCCACTCAAGGTAGGTTGGGCTTTCAGACTTCTTCGCTCCGGAGATATCGGCAACGCAGTAGGTCCACTCCGGCGTGCGGATCGCGCGGGCGGTCATGGACTCGCTGATCTGGACCAGTTCCTTATTCGGCCAGGCCTCGCGTGCCGCCGTGTCGTTCAACAGCGGCAAGAAGCTGCGTCCCTTCCAGGTAGAGGGCACCGGCACGCCCACAGCCTCAAGCAGCGTGGGAGCGATGTTGATGATGCCAGTGAGCTCAGGAATCTGTTGCGCGCCGTTGAACCCCGGGCCGTCAATAATGAGCGGAATGCGGATCGAGCTGTTGTGTGTGGAGCGCTTGTACTCCTGATTGCGGGTCATGAAGTGGCAACCGTGGTCGCTCATAAAGACGAAGATGGTGTCGTCCGCCTGGTTCGTCTCCTGCAGTACCTTGCGCAGGCGGCCGACCGAAGCATCAATGCTCTCGCAGGCGCCGTAATAGTCGGGCAGTTGCTGGTGCCAGTCTCCCGGAAAAGCGCGAAGATCCGGCGGAACGTGAGCATTGATAAACCGCTCTGCCGACCCCTTGGGGCCGACCATGCGGTTCTCATCGTTCTGCTGGTGAGGCTCTAGCTGCGAGACGAAAAGGAAGAATGGTTTGTCATGCTTCTGGCGAAGGAAGCGCTCGGCACGATCTGTCAGGAAGTCGACGCGGTACTGGTTCTCGAACTTAATCTCCTTCCCGTCGCCGTCGAAGAGTGAGCCGTAGTACGGATGCGAAGTGTGTTCGAGAGCATTGGCGCCCTCCCACAGGTCGAGGAAGCCGCCACGATACTCCGGCGGAACGTAGCCGGGACCGCCGCCCTGTGCCGCGGCTGCAGGCGAGAGATGCCACTTCCCGATCAGGTTGGAGGTATAGCCTGCCTTACGAAGCTCGCCTGCGAGGGTGGGCAGCTCCGACTTCAGGCCGGGGCCGTTGTGCCAGACGCCAGTCTCTGTAGCGTAGCGGCTGGTCATCAGCACAGATCGGGCCGGAGCGCAGACAGGCTGATTGGTCACAGCATGGGTGAAGTTTTTGCCGCGGCGCGCCATGGCGTCGAGATTCGGTGTGCGGGTAGAGCTGTTGGCTC
This genomic window from Terriglobus albidus contains:
- a CDS encoding sulfatase-like hydrolase/transferase; amino-acid sequence: MNRRQFLRNTSAAAGGAVLGSAASAAEAQGQRTTSSAPKAKPNIIIYLSDQFRWDFVGVNGANSSTRTPNLDAMARRGKNFTHAVTNQPVCAPARSVLMTSRYATETGVWHNGPGLKSELPTLAGELRKAGYTSNLIGKWHLSPAAAAQGGGPGYVPPEYRGGFLDLWEGANALEHTSHPYYGSLFDGDGKEIKFENQYRVDFLTDRAERFLRQKHDKPFFLFVSQLEPHQQNDENRMVGPKGSAERFINAHVPPDLRAFPGDWHQQLPDYYGACESIDASVGRLRKVLQETNQADDTIFVFMSDHGCHFMTRNQEYKRSTHNSSIRIPLIIDGPGFNGAQQIPELTGIINIAPTLLEAVGVPVPSTWKGRSFLPLLNDTAAREAWPNKELVQISESMTARAIRTPEWTYCVADISGAKKSESPTYLEWQLYDQRNDPHELTNLAGRKEYVEKAKELRTGLQKLLEYAGEGSPEIKPATLYP